The genomic window ccctggcatcccacatggtcctccccccaacctgccaggagtgaaccctgagcacagccgagtatggccccccaaaatcaagcaaacaaacagaacctGTTCCAGTAATGGTGTGATAATTATTCACTTTCTGATCTTCTTTCATAAACACTGGATATGTGGCTTTGGGGGTAAGAAGCAtctggagttttttgttttgttttgttttgaggggtgggctatatccagcagtgcttggagtttattcctggctctgcactgaggaattagtcctggcagtgttcaggggaccacatgtggaaGGCTGATTATCGAACCTGCGacagccacatttaaggcaaatgccttccctaccctctgctatctttttggcctccAATGAGTGAGAAGTATCTGAAGGTAGGAAATATAACTACGTCCCTTTGGCATTCAAACCATCACTCAATTCCATGTTTATGTTTCTCTAATAAAAAATGAGATCCTGGGTCCAGAGCgatataatacagtgggaaggacaCATGGTCTACCTGGATTCAACccggcatctcatggtcccctgagcccagccaggagtaattcctgagtgcaaagccagaaggaaACCTTGAGCACCAATGGGCGTGGttccaaagcaaaaacaagatcCTGTTAAGTAGCCacactattttataataaagaagcTTATTTTTTGGAGGTCTGGGCTACACCCAATAGTGTCCCCAGggggtcacactcctggctctgcgctggtGGATATACACAGGAGACCATGTGGCACTGAGGAGCAAACCTGGGCTTCCCCAATGCAAAGTCTTTGAGcgctctctccagcccaccagcTCTGTTTGGTACGGGAACTTGGGGATGTTGGTGGAGTGAAGTTGATACTAGTGATGgaattggtgttagaatattgtatgcctgaaactggGTTATAAACAATCTTATAAATTCCAGTGTCTTTATAAAAAaaggttaggggccagagcgatagcacagtgaataaggcgtttgtttgccttgcacatggtcaacctggatttgatcctcggcattccatatagctTCCAGAGcactgcacagagccaggagtgacccctgaacattgggctggaaaacataacaaaatactaAGAGCAAACTTGAATCAGAGGTATGGAgcttttgaaattaaattttaaaaagtttttgtgttttttctttaaataaacatgGTCAGCTCAAAAAaccagtttttaatttatttggagggGACTTTAAGCCATATCtgtcagtactcaggacttactcctaccactgctggtggggtttggggtacctatggggtgctgggactaAACTGGGGTCAACCACAGGTAGGGTGGGCACCTTATCCCCTCTGTGTGGTCTCCAGCCTGAAATCTGCCCAGTGAgctccagagccagaagtaaatcctcagTTCTGCTTAGTGTGGCCCGCTAGGGGGAGctctgaatcatttttttttttttttttctggaaaagaaaTGGAATTGGGGAGATAGTATAGCTTGTTTTATGTCCTGCTCACCTTAGAttgaattcccagcatttcatacgGTCCCACAAGCACtgtgaggagttactcctgagcacagagctagaactaacccctgagcaccaccgggtgtgacctctaAACACAAAATAACAGTACGCCAAACAAGGCAAAACTTATTTTATAGATGTTCCTGCTCTTTTTTAACTTTCctttgtagttggtttttagaCACATCAGGCAGGGTTCATTCATGGTCAGCAgaataaaggcaaatgccttcacccCTGTACAGGTGAAGGGGTATACAGGTGCCCTcccctgctttttattttcacactgtatttgtgtgtgtgtgcacatgcgtGCTTGTATTGCCTTGTATGTCCTATTGTACCATATTTGGAAACATCActtgttgtgctttttttttaaagttcctttgatttgggggccacacccagcattgcccagggcttatttctggctctgctctaagctctcaggaattgaacctggggtggctgtgtgtgcaaggcaaacagtactatcattctggcccaaagCACTCTTCTCAATCTTTTATGTgggctatttttgttttcttggggaggTGTATGCTATTCTCAGGGGCCTCATGTGGTAGCAGGGTTCCAGCCTGGGGCTCCCTCCAACattcaaagcatgcactctatcCATTTGTATAggcttttttagttttgggggtggccacacccagcggtatttAGCGCtatctcaggaatcattcctggtgggcttgggggaccatatgggatgtcaggaatcgaaccagagttggccgcatgcaagacgaaagccctacctactgtaccatcactctgccctgctctgtgtcctttgaactattttcCCAACTCCTAGCTGTAGATCTTGAAGATTTCCTCCAGTGTTTATAAACGTTTTACATTTTACTTTGGGGgtagtgggccacacccagccatgctccggttactactggctctgtgctcaagcatcattcctggcagtgctcggggaccttatgggatgacaTATTTGAATCAGACCCAAGgcaaccacatgcaagtcaaatgccccgttgtgttatcattccagctcccTGTATTTCACTTTTTATGAATGTAGTGGAGTGACACCTAGTGGTTTTCAGGGTGGTGTTCCTGAGAatttggggatcactcttggagtaCTTGGAAtcctatggtgctggggatcaaacctgggaacCCGTGTGCAAAACCAGGGGGTTAGTTTTTTTATATCGCTTTGTGGTACATTTTGAGTTAATtgatttatctttgttttaactTGCTGGGTACCTAAGGAAATGGAGCATGGCACACTTGCTCTGGGCACATCCTAAAGAAATCTTTAGGATTATTCTTTGGATGGATCTTCTGGGAATCCTGACAGCAGGGTGGGCAGCATGACCACAGTGTCTGGGGGTGGCACTGAGGTTTGAACTTACCCCCCTTGCACTGGTCAGGTAGAGATCTTCAGCCATTGAGCCatcttccatttccttcttttGTGACTTTGTCCACAAAAGCTGACCATGTTTGAGTCTGAGTTCTCCCTCATTGACTTTTTGTATCAGAGCCTCAGTAGCCATCTGCTTGGCAAATGGATGTAGTGATCTCTCAGTCCTTCAGGTCTTGTCTGGGCTGTCTGTAAAAGAGATTTCTTTTCCTGGGCTGTAGTTATTTTGAGTGAGTTTGCATCATGATTGCTTGCTTTTCCTCTGCCAACCTGGTCAGTGTGCGAGGAgagactagatgggatgctggagactgaaccctggtcagctgagtgcaaggcaaatgccctaccctcacggtactattgctccagcaccttactaagatttcttcttcttttttgcccacacccggggttacttgggttactcctggctatgcgctcagaaatcgctcctggcatgggggaaccttatgggacaccggcggattgaaccaggatccatTCTATGTTAgcacgtgcgaggcaaatgccttaccgcttccGTCACTGCTCAGGCCCTTCCTAAGATTTCTTGATATTGATACTTGTATATCTTAGGCGAGAATATTGTGATTCCCAAGGCCAATCCTCCCATTGCATATCTTGGTGTTTTAGAACAAGTTCTTTGGGCTGTATCAGGAGAGTCTCTACCTGATGAAGTCTGGTCCTTGCACATGAAACTTTTCTATGTGATGAAAAACCTACATTTGTCCCTGTTTTCACTGCAGATTGTGTTCCTTTCTTTAGGTATAGCCCACGCTTGATGGAAAAAATTCTCCAAATGGCTGAAGGTATCGATATTGGGGAGATGCCCTCCTATGACCTTGTGCTGGCCAAATCTTCCAAAGGTCAGAAGCGCCATCTCCCATCGTCCTGTGATGGTAAATGTGCTGCTCTCTTCTGCAATATAGGCTTGAAAAGTGCATTgtaatgcctgtctggaatacaggcaagggggtcggggaggagggagttagggggcattggtgttgagaatgttgcactgtgagAGGGggctcatttttataactgaaacccaactacaaacatgaaagaaagaaaaaatgaaaaaaagagtgcattgtagctttttaaaaaagtgttatgAATTCCAGCTCCTAGTGATATTGGCAACATTAGTCCTTACAGAGAGTGATGGAAAGGCCTTTTGACATTTTCCTGGACTTAcaactctgtgctcacagattaaTCCTCAgagggcttaggagaccatatggggtgtcagggatcaaacctgggtcaaccacttgtATTATCACTTGGGCTGcatccttttgtatttttttttttggttttggggccatacccggtggtactcgggttactcctggctctgtgctcagaaatcactcctggcaggcttgggggaccatatgggatgccaagaattgaactgggtccctccctggtcggccacttgcaaggcaaacaccctaccgctgtgctatctctccagctcctgtctatatttttaatggtcatacctgacagtactcagggtttacttctggctctgctctcagggatcattcctggagggtttGGGAGGAATCTAAaaggtgctagggattgatcctgagctagccatgtgcaaagcgaatgccttccctgctgtgctatagctccagccccatagtaTTCTTAGTTTTTGGTTCCCACCCCAAAATGTCCACAAATATTTCAAAAGGCCTTTGCTTCAAGCTGTTCTAGAAATACAGCCAGGACACCCTTTTGTACAAAGTAGGTCAGAACCAAGATTCTGACATTGGAAACGCTGGGCATAGTGATTTGTTTCTGTTTGAGGTTCTAAATATCAAAGACAAAATCATGGAGTTGCTGACCTCTAACATCAAAACAGAAAAGTGTTGTGAAAGGGCCCTGCCCAGGGTTGCTCCATTTACAAGCCAAAAGAATATTTCCTTAGAGGCCTTTCAGTTTGGACAACACATGATTTTTACCAGAAACACCTCAGGTGCATTACCCATCACTTGTGCTTCAACTCATCTGATGCCCAAACATCTATTGGGCATGCGTGGTGATGAAACACATAATTGATTCAAGGGCATGTTCTCTTCAAGTTCTTCTTTTCCTGTTCATGCATGAGGGCCATGAACATTCCTCTTTAGGCtgaggttttccttttttttaattaactttattgattggttgacttttgggtcatacccagcggcgcttgagggtaactcctggttctgcactcagaagatcacccctggcaggctgggggaccatatgggatgccgggaattgaaccgggtctctcccaggtcagccacatgcaaggcaaatgccctactgctgtgctatcgctctagcccctaaaaGTTTTTCTAATGGGAGCAATCTTGTCCCAATGCTGTGACTTGTCTATAGGATGGTTGGTACTGTGTCTTATGACTCTacttcttttgaaaataaaaatattcctattttttaCATTAATGCATCATAACTTTCATTCTATAGGTCAGAACCCTCCTAAAAAGCAAGCTGTTTCCAAGTTTCAAGCAAGACCACGTTTTGAGCCCGTGCATTTTGTTGCTAGTAGTTCCAACGAGGAGCGCCAAGAAGCTTCAGACCCTCCCATGAAAGAGGCCCAGGAGCCCACACAGTGCCCCCAGGTGCCAAGCAACGCTTTCCAAGATTATACTCAAGACTCCTTCAGCGTACAGGATGGGAATTCTCAGTATTGCGATGCGTCCGGCTTCATTTTCACGAAAGACCAGTCGGTGACGGCCCACATGCAGCCTCCTTTTGATGGCGCCAAGCCCACTGCCAGCAGCACCCCCCAACCAGCCAAAGCCCAGTCGgcccccccagagcctgccacctCACAGACATTCCCAGAGTCAGTGGTGGCCGAGAAGCAGTATTTTATCGAGAAGCTCACCGCCACCATCTGGAAGAACCTCTCCAATCCCGAGATGACGGCTGGCTCCGACAAAATCAACTACACATACATGTTGACGCGGTGCATCCAGGCCTGTAAGACCAACCCCGAGTACATCTACGCGCCTTTGAAAGAAATCCCACCCGCTGATATCCCCAAGAGCAAAAAACTTCTCATCGACGGCTATGCCTGCGAAGTACGCTGCCAAAACATCTACCTGACCACAGGCTACGCTGGCAGCAAGAATGGCTCCCGGGATCGGGCCACTGAGCTGGCCATCAGGCTCCTGCAGAAGCGCATTGAGGTACGGGTGATACGCCGGAAATTCAAGCACACTTTCGGTGAGGACCTGGTGGTGTGCCAGGTGGGCTCGCTCTCCTGTGACTTCCCTCCGGCCCTGAAGCCACCTGAGGACCTGGTGGTGCTGACCAGAGATGCTTCGGGCCAGCCCATCTACAGCGCCTCAGCCAAGCACTGGACCAACTTCATCCTCACCGAGAATGCCAACGACGCCATCGGCATCCTCAACAACTCGGCCTCGTTCAACAAGATGTCCGTCGAGTACAAGTATGAGATGATGCCAAACCGGACCTGGCGCTGCCAGGTGTTCCTACAGGACCACTGCCTGGCCGAGGGCTATGGCACCAAGAAGACCAGCAAGCACGCAGCGGCTGATGAGGCCTTGAAGATCCTGCAGAAGACCCAGCCCACCTACCCTCCCGTCAAAAGCACCCAGTGCTCCAGCGGCTCATGCCCTCGGGGCTCAGGGAAGAAGAAGGACATCAAGGACCTGGTGGTGTACGAGAACTCCACCAACCCCGTGTGCACGCTCAACGACACGGCCCAGTTCAACCGCATGACCATTGAGTACGTCTACGAGCGCATGACGGGCCTGCGGTGGAAATGCAAGGTGGTGCTGGAGAGCGAGGTCATCGCCGAGGCCGTGGGGGTGAAGAAGACGGTCAAGTATGAGGCTGCCGGGGAGGCGGTGAAGCTGCTCAAGAAGACGCAGCCCACGGTCATCAACAACCTGAAAAAGGGCGCCGTCGAGGATGTCATCTCCCGGAACGAGATCCGGGGCCGCTCGGCCGAGGAGGCCTACAAGCAGCAGATCCGCGAGGACAACATCGGCAACCAGCTGCTGCGCAAGATGGGGTGGACTGGCGGGGGACTGGGCAAGTCAGGCGAGGGCATCCGGGAGCCCATCTCAGTCAAGGAGCAGCACAAGCGCGAAGGGCTGGGTCTGGACGTGGAGCGGGTGAACCGGATCGCCAAGCGGGACATCGAGCAGATCATCCGCAACTACGCCCGGTCCGACAGCCACTCGGACTTGACTTTCTCCACCGAGCTGACCAACGATGAGAGGAAGCAGATCCACCAGATCGCCCAAAAGTATGGCCTGAAGAGCAAGTCGCACGGCGTCGGCCATGACCGCTACCTGGTGGTGGGGAGGAAGCGACGGAAGGAAGATTTGCTGGATCAGCTCAAGCAGGAAGGCCAGGTGGGCCACTATGAGCTGGTGATGCCCCAAGCCAACTGAGCACCCCGTAATGTTGCGGGGGAACGCCCCACCGGACCGCTTGAGGATTCACGAAAGGCTACCCGGTCCGGTGGCCAAGAAAGTAGACGCGTTCTGAAGATCTGTCACCTCGTTCATTCCCTCTAGTGCTTTATTAGCTATGGACCTCCACAGACTCCTGGCCACCCGAATCACCTTACTCCAGCAGACATCTGTGCGGTTCCTGTCTGTCTCTTTGATACTGCTGTGTCCGTCCCTGGGATTGGACGAGTTTGCACAAAGCCAGCATACACGTCCATCAGGATTTTTAACCTCGAGATAGACATTTTCACTCTCCAGGGCATACAGAGCACAGTCCTCTGTAACAAGTCTGTACCATTTGGTCTTGACTACAAGCAAACTTCCATCTGTTCCAAACTTCATGGCAAAATCAGGTCCCAAATCATTTTTGTGTTACCTAGTTTCTTCATCGCGGTGCCAGTTGTAGCTCATTTTCCAAGTCCCCCTGTCTCCCCGTGCTGTGCGCGTCCATGTCTTCCCAGTTTAACTGATGTAAAACTTTCCTAAAGTAATTTTAATCTTCCTTTATTTATAACTTCTTCCACTTGGTTTCTGCACAATCAGAAACACCTCACTGTCTCCagtaatggtttttttttttacaaaaaaaaatctagtcttCACACAGAGAGAGCACTAtctgagagatcatatgggaagtTGGGAAAACTTTTGATTTACTCTGAGGAGAGGAAGCTGGAACTGTCTGTTCTTGGTGCCTTGCAGAGAGACTCACCTATTCTCTCTGTCACCGCTTCCCCTCGGTTTGGATCGCCACACATACAAACAGCCACAAGTGTGGCGGAGCTTGGTAAAAAGACTTGCAGATACCATCGGTGCTTTCAGGAAAAGGTCCGTTGGTTGGTCCCCCTCTCGAACAGCTTATTAAGCCCCGAGAGCCAACTTTGTAGCATATTTAAAATGGCTATTTTCGCTTATTTCTGGAATgtacaaaaatatgtataaaaagatTTAGTGTATACTTCCTGAATAAAAAAAAGGAGCCAAAGGTGATAAAGTTGGTGCTGCACTTCTTTGGGGCAACAATAATAATTTggggtcgggcccggagagatagcacagcggcgtttgccttgcaagcagccgatccaggaccaaaggtggttggttcgaatcccggtgtcccatatggtcccctgtgcctgccaggagctatttctgagcagacagccaggaggaacccctgagcatcgccgggtatggcccaaaaaaccaaaaaaaataataatttggggtCTTTGGGGAAAGGAAAAGCAAAGACAGTCATATATAGTCTCCATCCCCAAGCCCAGTGGGACAGAACCGTCCTCAGCGACCAAGAGGCATTCATTGCCTGCGCTTTTACACGAGTTGAAGTTTGTGTGTTAAATAAAGCAAGAGATTTGTCAGAGATGGATTTGAGTATGGAGAGTTTGTCACCCACGATGAAATGGTATTTGGAAGGAAGGGGTGCTTTACGGTGTGTTATCatgtatttttggtgtttgggccacacctagcagtgctcagggtttactgttggctctacatttaggatTTCACTTCTGACAGGCCTTGGGACtaactaaatgggatgctggagatggaactcaggccatgtgtaaggcaagcactgtactatttctccagcccctgtgtcttttttttggggggaggggggtttcacacctgtggtgctcacgttactcctggctctgcgctcagaaatcgctcctggcaggtttgggatagataccgtatgggatgctgggaatcaaacccaggtccatcccaggtcagctgcatgcaaggcaaatgccctacagctatgttatctctctggcccctggcccgaGTCTTAACACATTTTATGCTAGGTCTGATCTGGCACAATGCCCAATAGTCCTTTCctttatgtcattttattttctttcaaaaccatttttattggggctggggcaatagcacagccgtagggcatttgccttgcatgtggccaacccagaactgacctgggtttgattcctggcatccacatggtcccctgagcctgccaaaagtgattttctgagcacagagccaggagtaaacccctaagcatcgccgg from Suncus etruscus isolate mSunEtr1 chromosome X, mSunEtr1.pri.cur, whole genome shotgun sequence includes these protein-coding regions:
- the NKRF gene encoding NF-kappa-B-repressing factor, which codes for MAGGRLLLGGDFLSPPPLPPLPPPPLPPLPPPPPEPVLEQWRYSHESDWHWALRRSFICRHLHSYPGAALDQLLALSAAWTNHVFLGCRYSPRLMEKILQMAEGIDIGEMPSYDLVLAKSSKGQKRHLPSSCDGQNPPKKQAVSKFQARPRFEPVHFVASSSNEERQEASDPPMKEAQEPTQCPQVPSNAFQDYTQDSFSVQDGNSQYCDASGFIFTKDQSVTAHMQPPFDGAKPTASSTPQPAKAQSAPPEPATSQTFPESVVAEKQYFIEKLTATIWKNLSNPEMTAGSDKINYTYMLTRCIQACKTNPEYIYAPLKEIPPADIPKSKKLLIDGYACEVRCQNIYLTTGYAGSKNGSRDRATELAIRLLQKRIEVRVIRRKFKHTFGEDLVVCQVGSLSCDFPPALKPPEDLVVLTRDASGQPIYSASAKHWTNFILTENANDAIGILNNSASFNKMSVEYKYEMMPNRTWRCQVFLQDHCLAEGYGTKKTSKHAAADEALKILQKTQPTYPPVKSTQCSSGSCPRGSGKKKDIKDLVVYENSTNPVCTLNDTAQFNRMTIEYVYERMTGLRWKCKVVLESEVIAEAVGVKKTVKYEAAGEAVKLLKKTQPTVINNLKKGAVEDVISRNEIRGRSAEEAYKQQIREDNIGNQLLRKMGWTGGGLGKSGEGIREPISVKEQHKREGLGLDVERVNRIAKRDIEQIIRNYARSDSHSDLTFSTELTNDERKQIHQIAQKYGLKSKSHGVGHDRYLVVGRKRRKEDLLDQLKQEGQVGHYELVMPQAN